Proteins from a single region of Acinonyx jubatus isolate Ajub_Pintada_27869175 chromosome D3, VMU_Ajub_asm_v1.0, whole genome shotgun sequence:
- the LOC113592422 gene encoding translation initiation factor IF-2-like — MSASSAQIARRSREFSRPENPPTRRRVPGMGRSAPPRPRPRPRPRPSLVPATPPAPQARSPSPPGGSTGSKAPPRPVPAPPPAPVAVPLPPRSRGPASGPASVSLPPRPALASPSHALPGPEAPPRPRPRLAPAPPPARVAVSRLPRAARPELARRNGGRGCIAAWGRRRSAELGVRESARRAWICLPRCGAARSVRRSPRAGVSSRRWAGDQRGAAACRSAGGPVPGARGALRGTARPGPLCGAVFSNSPPPRWGPALPGDPVHICRRKECHEKGAKEPSLSVKGEFSFPVGGYFMIGKEAPRWLKRLDF, encoded by the exons ATGTCCGCCTCCTCGGCTCAGATTGCCCGCCGCAGCCGGGAATTCTCGCGCCCGGAGAACCCACCAACTCGGCGAAGGGTACCGGGGATGGGGCGTTCAGCtccgcccaggccccgcccccgcccccgcccccgccccagccttgTTCCCGCcacgccccccgccccgcagGCTCGGTCGCCATCTCCTCCCGGCGGCTCCACTGGCTCTAAGGCCCCGCCCCGTCCcgttcccgccccgcccccggctcccGTCGCAGTCCCTCTCCCGCCCCGGTCCCGAGGCCCCGCCTCCGGCCCCGCCTCCGTCTCGCTCCCGCCCCGCCCAGCGCTCGCCTCCCCATCGCACGCCCTCCCCGGGCCTGAGGCCCCGCCCCGACCCCGCCCCCGTCtcgctcccgccccgcccccggcccgcgtCGCCGTCTCTCGCCTTCCCCGGGCCGCGCGGCCGGAGCTGGCACGGAGGAACGGCGGCCGCGGCTGCATCGCGGCCTGGGGACGCCGGCGCTCCGCTGAACTCGGGGTCCGCGAGAGTGCCCGTCGCGCGTGGATCTGCCTTCCGCGGTGCGGGGCTGCCCGGAGCGTCCGGCGTTCCCCGAGGGCGGGCGTGTCCTCGCGGCGCTGGGCGGGGGACCAGCGCGGGGCCGCAGCCTGTAGGAGCGCGGGGGGCCCCGTGCCCGGGGCGCGGGGAGCCCTGCGGGGGACGGCGCGGCCGGGCCCCCTGTGCGGAGCAGTTTTCTCGAACTCTCCACCTCCTCGTTGGGGCCCAGCGCTGCCGGGAGACCCCGTCCACATCTGCCGAAG aAAGGAGTGTCAtgaaaaaggagcaaaagaacCATCACTCTCGGTGAAAGGGGAGTTTTCTTTCCCAGTTGGTGGCTACTTCATGATTGGAAAAGAAGCACCTAGGTGGCTGAAGCGGTTAGATTTTTAG